From Sphaerochaeta sp., a single genomic window includes:
- a CDS encoding ribosome assembly cofactor RimP, translated as MEKSTLQDNPLFTFYEPLLEPLGLRIVEIHQTMHGNQVKLEVFITGAGKEADSADCERAYHAIYPVAEAAAGPLRDLYMEVSTPGLLRVIKDPFEFSLFVGRTVRVYDSGRAEYLRGDIAGWDGNTLSLTRCTIGDGKDETDVSVALPQIQKAKLDYRWEEIDHGS; from the coding sequence ATGGAAAAAAGCACACTACAGGACAACCCGCTTTTCACTTTCTACGAGCCACTGTTGGAACCACTTGGCCTGAGAATCGTTGAGATTCATCAGACGATGCATGGAAACCAGGTGAAGTTGGAAGTGTTCATCACCGGGGCAGGCAAAGAGGCGGACAGCGCTGATTGTGAACGCGCGTATCATGCCATCTACCCCGTGGCGGAAGCAGCGGCCGGTCCGCTCCGTGATCTGTACATGGAAGTGTCCACGCCCGGACTGCTCAGAGTGATCAAGGATCCCTTTGAGTTCAGCCTTTTCGTTGGACGGACCGTCCGTGTGTATGACAGCGGACGAGCGGAGTATCTCCGTGGGGACATCGCGGGATGGGACGGGAATACCCTGTCGCTCACCCGGTGCACCATCGGGGATGGAAAGGACGAAACGGACGTGAGCGTTGCTTTGCCGCAGATTCAGAAAGCAAAGTTGGACTATCGTTGGGAGGAAATTGACCATGGCAGTTGA
- a CDS encoding transglutaminase-like domain-containing protein produces MQPNDLDSLVYPLREDVRLLSQAGYVTKAREEIAYLLSHDKVDDLERNRLELEDHLLELRTHDFPYDGTEALSLLRTIRPDATMKDLEQLRTQGIIPFSLVDGAIHYHRRFLDTLRKDVPTEERKTDIALRDEMIARMKQRGRGEADVVVHIGFSLKEEAIREGKTVSVDLPVPVRCPFIKQLKILRQSGELVGVDATSSDRRCAHFRGVPTPNKEFWIEYGYTIAMDYHPMDQLEKLAKPSWWHGKDQVPYLVRSRYLEDLAKNIVGDEPNPITRARLIYRYITTHVSYAYMPSYQTIPNLAEYGASMRRGDCGIQAALFINLCRASGIKAGWMGGMYVTPQGISNHDWARFSIPGLPERYADCSFGGSAYRDGATERWDHYFGNLDPMRLCCTLLLAPSKETNRSQWIADPTDNQEGEAWYDDEAIPRDLLIDQRHTVKFTLHG; encoded by the coding sequence ATGCAACCGAACGATCTTGACAGTCTTGTCTATCCTCTTCGAGAGGATGTCCGGCTTCTTTCCCAAGCGGGATACGTCACCAAAGCCAGGGAGGAGATCGCGTATCTTCTTTCCCATGACAAGGTGGATGACCTTGAGCGCAACCGGTTGGAACTGGAAGACCATCTGCTGGAACTGCGGACTCATGATTTCCCGTACGATGGAACAGAGGCTCTTTCCCTCTTGCGGACGATACGCCCTGATGCGACGATGAAGGATTTAGAGCAACTTCGCACCCAAGGGATCATTCCATTCTCCTTGGTGGATGGGGCGATCCACTATCATCGCAGGTTTCTGGATACCCTGAGGAAGGATGTCCCTACGGAAGAGCGCAAGACGGACATCGCCCTGCGGGATGAGATGATCGCCCGGATGAAACAACGGGGCAGGGGGGAAGCGGATGTGGTGGTGCACATCGGATTTTCCCTGAAGGAGGAAGCGATCAGGGAGGGAAAGACCGTATCCGTCGATCTTCCGGTTCCGGTGCGATGTCCCTTCATCAAGCAACTGAAGATTCTCAGGCAAAGCGGGGAGCTGGTAGGGGTGGACGCCACGTCCTCGGATCGTCGGTGCGCACACTTTCGAGGAGTGCCAACTCCCAACAAAGAATTCTGGATCGAATACGGATACACCATTGCAATGGACTACCACCCGATGGACCAGCTGGAGAAGCTGGCCAAACCTTCCTGGTGGCATGGAAAGGACCAGGTTCCTTACCTGGTGCGGAGTCGGTATCTGGAAGATCTCGCAAAGAACATTGTCGGGGACGAGCCCAATCCGATCACCCGGGCGCGGTTGATCTACCGGTACATCACCACGCATGTCTCCTATGCCTACATGCCCTCGTACCAGACGATCCCCAACCTTGCCGAGTACGGCGCGTCGATGCGTCGGGGGGATTGCGGCATCCAAGCGGCGCTTTTCATCAATTTGTGCCGGGCAAGCGGCATCAAGGCGGGATGGATGGGAGGCATGTATGTCACCCCACAGGGCATTTCCAACCATGACTGGGCTCGTTTTTCCATTCCCGGCCTTCCCGAACGGTATGCCGATTGTTCTTTCGGCGGCTCGGCGTATCGGGATGGAGCCACGGAGCGGTGGGATCATTACTTTGGAAACCTGGATCCGATGCGGCTGTGCTGTACGTTGCTTCTGGCGCCTTCGAAAGAAACAAATCGAAGCCAATGGATCGCCGATCCTACGGATAATCAGGAGGGGGAGGCGTGGTATGACGACGAGGCGATACCCCGGGATTTGTTGATTGATCAGAGACATACGGTGAAATTCACCCTGCATGGTTGA
- the mutS gene encoding DNA mismatch repair protein MutS, which yields MNEEEEKVTPMMVQYRSIKEKNKDKVLFFRLGDFYEMFDDDAIEVSRLLNLTLTHRAGRPMCGIPFHAAKSYIRRLLDLGKKIAICEQLELTQDSRQLAKREVIQVVTPATVVDDDFLDAKESSYVLSVAYGKELSVSYADITSGDFVMTTVPLDRGFASLLSLFEQVRPREILVGEDDYFLHPDFQAVVDVRGAMVTKLPDWMYNQKQAYKALCAQVGTTNLKGFGFEENDPSLLSGGALLSYLEDTAKASLGQITGYGSVSQGTYLVIDESSRRNLELLTNQQDGSSRFTLFSSIDQTVTSGGARMLKNWISFPLVRKQDILERQQWVAWYYDHNDERDAVRTILKEALDLERLSTRISMHRSYPQDLVGIQKTVSCFVRLLDTNPSKLQGLLSPELTKENLNGLLEVMGRIAKGINEQTQGPFAEGQVINDGFDPELDRLRSLKGNGKGMLDAYLEKVKQQTGITTIKLSSNKIIGHYMEVSKGQTDRVPASFYRKQTLVNAERYTTDELIALETEILKSGFAAEAREKEVYEQLLAQCVAQSAILKEIARFLSRIDVLSSLALTARKKDYHKPQLVDQDVLAITGGRHPVVEDQLDAGLFVPNDLKEPEEGNRFCLITGPNMAGKSTYLRQNALIVLLAQIGSFVPASSVVMRPVDRLFCRVGASDNLAKGESTFLVEMQEASLILRTATRNSFVIVDELGRGTSTQDGMAIAYAVMNELISMGCKTLFATHYHELADMDIPGIQRLTLKVSEENGTVIFLRKVIEGVAESSYGLNVAKLAGIPYPVLRQARSFQKRHDEEYTMASAQPSLFSTEPVLSDDETRSLRQYDALCDLLDHFDLNASTPLEAMALIQRLKEMIRPKPTT from the coding sequence ATGAACGAGGAAGAAGAAAAAGTCACACCGATGATGGTCCAGTACCGGTCCATCAAGGAAAAGAACAAGGACAAGGTGTTGTTTTTCCGCCTGGGTGACTTTTATGAGATGTTCGACGATGACGCCATTGAGGTGTCTCGGCTTCTCAATCTTACCTTGACCCATCGCGCGGGACGACCGATGTGCGGCATCCCGTTCCATGCGGCGAAAAGCTATATCCGGCGCCTTTTGGACCTTGGCAAGAAGATCGCCATCTGTGAGCAGTTGGAGTTGACCCAGGATTCCCGGCAGTTGGCAAAACGAGAAGTAATCCAGGTGGTGACGCCGGCCACGGTGGTTGATGATGATTTCCTGGATGCCAAGGAAAGCTCGTACGTTCTTTCCGTCGCCTATGGGAAAGAGCTTTCCGTCAGCTATGCGGACATCACCAGCGGGGATTTCGTGATGACGACGGTTCCGTTGGACCGTGGGTTCGCCTCGCTTCTTTCCCTGTTTGAGCAGGTGCGGCCCCGGGAGATTCTCGTCGGTGAGGATGATTACTTCCTCCATCCGGATTTCCAGGCGGTGGTGGATGTTCGGGGCGCCATGGTCACCAAGCTTCCCGATTGGATGTACAACCAGAAGCAGGCGTACAAGGCGCTGTGCGCCCAAGTCGGGACGACCAACCTGAAGGGATTCGGGTTTGAGGAGAATGATCCGTCGCTTCTTTCCGGAGGCGCGTTGCTCTCCTATCTGGAAGACACCGCCAAGGCAAGCCTGGGACAGATCACCGGATATGGTTCCGTCTCCCAAGGCACGTATCTGGTCATTGATGAATCCTCACGAAGAAATCTGGAACTGCTGACCAACCAACAGGACGGCTCCAGCCGGTTCACGCTGTTCTCCTCCATCGACCAGACGGTGACCAGCGGTGGAGCCCGGATGTTGAAAAACTGGATCTCCTTCCCGTTGGTACGGAAACAGGACATTCTTGAACGACAGCAGTGGGTCGCCTGGTATTATGACCACAATGACGAGCGTGATGCGGTGCGCACCATTCTGAAGGAAGCGCTGGATCTGGAGCGTCTCTCCACCCGGATTTCCATGCATCGATCCTACCCCCAGGATCTGGTCGGCATCCAGAAGACGGTCAGTTGTTTCGTTCGGCTTCTGGACACCAACCCCTCCAAGCTGCAAGGGCTCCTTTCTCCGGAGCTTACCAAAGAAAATCTCAACGGCCTGTTGGAAGTGATGGGACGGATCGCCAAGGGCATCAATGAACAGACACAGGGACCATTTGCCGAAGGGCAGGTGATCAACGACGGGTTCGACCCGGAACTTGACCGGCTCCGCTCATTGAAAGGCAACGGGAAGGGGATGCTGGATGCGTACCTTGAGAAAGTGAAGCAACAAACCGGCATCACGACGATCAAACTGTCATCCAACAAGATCATCGGCCACTACATGGAAGTATCCAAAGGCCAGACGGATCGCGTGCCTGCTTCGTTCTATCGCAAGCAGACGTTGGTAAACGCCGAACGGTATACGACGGACGAGTTGATCGCCCTTGAGACGGAAATCCTGAAAAGCGGGTTCGCCGCCGAAGCAAGGGAAAAAGAGGTGTATGAGCAGTTGCTTGCCCAGTGTGTCGCCCAGAGCGCCATCCTGAAAGAGATCGCCCGGTTCCTGTCCCGTATCGACGTGCTCTCTTCCTTGGCGCTTACCGCCCGAAAAAAAGATTATCACAAACCCCAGCTGGTGGATCAGGATGTGCTTGCCATCACCGGGGGAAGACATCCGGTGGTGGAGGACCAGCTGGACGCGGGATTGTTTGTTCCCAACGATCTGAAGGAGCCGGAAGAGGGAAACCGGTTCTGTTTGATCACCGGTCCCAACATGGCAGGCAAATCAACCTACCTTCGACAAAACGCGTTGATCGTCCTGCTTGCCCAGATCGGCAGCTTTGTGCCGGCGTCCAGCGTGGTGATGCGTCCGGTGGATCGGCTGTTCTGCCGTGTGGGGGCCAGTGACAACCTGGCCAAAGGGGAGTCAACGTTTCTTGTGGAAATGCAGGAAGCCTCGTTGATCCTTCGAACGGCAACACGCAATTCCTTTGTCATCGTGGACGAGTTGGGACGGGGCACCAGCACGCAGGATGGCATGGCCATCGCCTACGCTGTGATGAACGAACTGATTTCTATGGGGTGCAAGACGTTGTTCGCCACCCACTATCATGAACTGGCAGACATGGACATACCTGGCATCCAGCGGCTGACGCTGAAAGTCAGTGAGGAGAATGGGACGGTGATCTTCCTTCGCAAGGTGATCGAAGGAGTAGCGGAAAGTTCCTATGGCCTGAATGTGGCCAAGCTTGCCGGCATCCCGTATCCGGTGCTCCGGCAGGCCCGTTCGTTCCAGAAGCGCCATGACGAGGAATACACCATGGCAAGCGCGCAGCCGTCATTGTTCTCCACCGAACCGGTATTGTCGGATGATGAGACGCGATCGCTTCGCCAGTACGACGCCCTGTGCGATCTGTTGGACCATTTTGACCTGAATGCGTCGACCCCCTTGGAAGCGATGGCGCTGATCCAGCGTCTGAAGGAGATGATCCGACCAAAACCGACCACGTAG